Proteins found in one Aquibium microcysteis genomic segment:
- a CDS encoding DUF1236 domain-containing protein, producing MKTILTRSLALILLAGTATYAIQAGAQDAAAPKPAAGMKAGAGVEGSSDVLRPSGQASAAEQAPGQMKKAGDVESAAEAAPGQRLKSGEVDSASEAAPGRTKADAPDGTTAEETSATEYAPGQMKKDGEVDSAAEAAPGQRRKSGEVESASEAAPGQVKKEVSDETTASIDLSAEQRREFRRIIVETDVEPVSVDFQVSLGAVVPATVTLHPLPPRIVEIVPAYQSYQYFVLADGRIVIVEPATLEVVYLVRA from the coding sequence ATGAAGACGATTCTTACCAGAAGTCTGGCGCTGATACTGCTCGCAGGCACGGCGACCTACGCAATTCAGGCCGGCGCGCAGGACGCAGCCGCGCCGAAGCCCGCAGCCGGCATGAAGGCCGGCGCCGGCGTCGAGGGCTCCTCGGACGTGCTGCGTCCGTCGGGCCAGGCCTCCGCTGCGGAGCAGGCTCCCGGCCAGATGAAGAAGGCGGGTGACGTCGAGAGCGCCGCCGAAGCCGCGCCGGGGCAGCGCCTGAAGTCCGGCGAGGTCGACAGCGCTTCCGAAGCAGCGCCCGGGCGGACGAAGGCGGACGCACCGGACGGGACCACGGCGGAAGAGACCTCCGCCACCGAATACGCCCCCGGTCAGATGAAGAAGGACGGCGAGGTCGACAGCGCCGCGGAGGCCGCTCCGGGTCAGCGCCGGAAGTCAGGCGAGGTGGAGAGTGCCTCGGAGGCGGCGCCCGGCCAGGTGAAGAAGGAGGTCTCGGACGAGACGACGGCGAGCATCGACCTGTCGGCCGAACAGCGCAGGGAGTTCCGCCGCATCATCGTCGAGACCGACGTGGAACCGGTATCCGTCGACTTCCAGGTGTCGCTCGGCGCCGTCGTGCCGGCGACGGTCACGCTCCACCCGCTTCCGCCGCGCATCGTCGAGATCGTGCCGGCCTACCAGAGCTACCAGTATTTCGTGCTCGCGGACGGCCGGATCGTCATCGTCGAGCCCGCGACGCTCGAAGTGGTCTACCTCGTCCGCGCCTGA
- a CDS encoding DUF1236 domain-containing protein: MKTFLFPMGALALAAPLAFATPALAQFSAVATTDLNIRSGPGPQYEVIGSIGASQSTTVNGCLQGSRWCEVSHNGVTGWSYSEYLAGDFGGERVVISAAPATVEVPVVDYEQTASTNAAVGAAGGAITGALIGGPVGAAIGGVAGAAAGAVVTPPDEVRSYVVENRTDPVYLDGEVVVGAGLPDTVELREVPDYEYRYRYVNGQPVLVDPATRRIVYVYR, encoded by the coding sequence ATGAAGACGTTCCTGTTCCCCATGGGCGCGCTCGCCCTTGCCGCCCCGCTTGCCTTCGCCACCCCGGCGCTCGCCCAGTTCTCGGCCGTCGCCACGACCGATCTCAACATCCGCAGCGGCCCCGGACCCCAGTACGAAGTGATCGGGTCCATCGGCGCCTCCCAGTCGACGACGGTCAATGGCTGCCTGCAGGGGAGCCGGTGGTGCGAGGTCAGCCACAACGGCGTGACCGGCTGGTCCTATTCGGAATATCTCGCCGGCGACTTCGGCGGCGAGCGCGTGGTGATCTCCGCCGCACCGGCGACGGTGGAGGTGCCCGTCGTCGACTACGAGCAGACCGCGAGCACCAATGCGGCGGTCGGCGCCGCGGGCGGCGCCATCACGGGCGCGCTGATCGGCGGGCCGGTCGGTGCGGCGATCGGCGGCGTGGCTGGCGCGGCGGCCGGAGCCGTCGTGACCCCGCCCGACGAGGTGCGCAGCTACGTCGTCGAGAACCGGACGGATCCGGTCTACCTCGACGGTGAGGTCGTGGTGGGCGCCGGCCTGCCGGACACGGTCGAGCTGCGCGAGGTGCCCGACTACGAGTACCGCTATCGCTACGTCAACGGCCAGCCGGTGCTGGTGGATCCGGCGACGCGCCGCATCGTCTACGTCTATCGCTGA
- a CDS encoding RluA family pseudouridine synthase translates to MTGIQQISVEPGEAGMRLDRWFKTHFPGLGFGHLQKLLRSGQIRIDGGRAKSDTRVEPGQVIRVPPLGVDRKGEAPLTGKTIRGQDDAAVLAKMLLHEDDKVFVFNKPSGLAVQGGSGVTRHVDDMLEAWRNKKGEKPRLVHRLDRDTSGVLVVARTRLAAMKLAEAFRGRDAKKTYWSLVKGVPARREDKISTWLVKEQTPDGDKMRIARHGEPDADHAVTYYRVVDQAAQSLAWLEMEPYTGRTHQLRVHAAHIGNPIIGDPKYFEADTNWEFPGGIQNRLHLHARRIVIPHPDRGVIDVTAPLPPHMRQSWNLLGFDEASAGEDEA, encoded by the coding sequence ATGACGGGCATCCAGCAGATCAGCGTCGAGCCGGGCGAGGCGGGCATGCGCCTCGACCGCTGGTTCAAGACGCATTTTCCCGGCCTCGGCTTCGGGCATCTCCAGAAGCTCCTGCGCTCCGGCCAGATCCGCATCGACGGCGGGCGGGCGAAGTCGGACACGCGCGTCGAGCCGGGGCAGGTGATCCGAGTGCCGCCCCTCGGCGTCGACCGCAAGGGTGAGGCGCCGCTGACCGGCAAGACGATCCGAGGCCAGGACGATGCGGCGGTTCTGGCCAAGATGCTGCTCCACGAGGACGACAAGGTCTTCGTCTTCAACAAGCCGTCCGGCCTTGCCGTCCAGGGCGGGTCGGGCGTGACGCGGCATGTCGACGACATGCTCGAGGCCTGGCGCAACAAGAAGGGCGAGAAGCCGCGACTCGTCCACCGGCTCGACCGCGACACGTCGGGCGTGCTCGTCGTCGCCCGCACCCGGCTGGCCGCCATGAAGCTCGCCGAGGCGTTCCGCGGCCGTGATGCCAAGAAGACCTACTGGTCGCTGGTCAAGGGCGTGCCGGCCAGGCGCGAGGACAAGATCTCGACCTGGCTGGTCAAGGAGCAGACGCCCGACGGCGACAAGATGCGCATCGCCCGCCACGGCGAGCCGGACGCCGACCATGCCGTGACCTACTACCGTGTCGTCGATCAGGCCGCGCAGTCGCTCGCCTGGCTGGAGATGGAGCCCTATACCGGCCGCACGCATCAGCTTCGCGTCCACGCAGCGCATATCGGCAATCCGATCATCGGCGATCCGAAGTACTTCGAGGCGGACACCAACTGGGAGTTTCCCGGCGGGATCCAGAACCGCCTGCACCTGCACGCGCGCCGCATCGTCATCCCGCACCCCGACAGGGGCGTGATCGACGTGACCGCGCCGCTGCCGCCGCATATGCGTCAGAGCTGGAACCTGCTCGGTTTCGACGAGGCAAGCGCCGGCGAGGACGAAGCGTGA
- a CDS encoding DMT family transporter, with the protein MSVATDGFERRASVDGAAVGLMLFLTFAWGLNGVAAKLSNQGFDPVFVTMLRAAIGAACVFAWCGLRGISLFDRDGTLPGGLAAGALFGIEFALIFTGLDYTTVARGALMVNTMPFWVLIGAHFLLGERMSIAKVFGTLLAFGGVALVFSDKLSLPGPEAIIGDLMSLAAGMAWAATIIVIKTTRLSTARAEKTLLYQLAVAPLVTLPLLLFTGPVLRDVGLVPVASILFQGVFIVAFTYLLWFWLMRRYPAAGLSSFAFLTPAFGVLAGGFLLDEPLSLRIFVALGLIAVGIVIVNRPVRKVAPG; encoded by the coding sequence GTGAGCGTCGCGACCGACGGCTTCGAACGGCGCGCTTCGGTCGACGGCGCGGCCGTCGGCCTGATGCTCTTCCTCACCTTCGCCTGGGGGCTCAACGGCGTCGCGGCGAAGCTGTCGAACCAGGGCTTCGACCCCGTCTTCGTGACCATGCTGCGCGCGGCGATCGGCGCCGCCTGCGTCTTCGCCTGGTGCGGCCTTCGCGGAATTTCGCTGTTCGACCGGGACGGCACACTGCCGGGCGGTCTGGCGGCCGGCGCCCTGTTCGGCATCGAATTCGCGCTGATCTTCACCGGCCTCGACTACACCACGGTGGCGCGGGGCGCGCTGATGGTCAATACGATGCCGTTCTGGGTCCTCATCGGCGCACATTTCCTGCTCGGCGAGCGGATGTCGATCGCCAAGGTCTTCGGCACGCTTCTGGCTTTTGGCGGTGTGGCCCTCGTCTTCTCCGACAAGCTCAGCCTGCCCGGCCCCGAGGCGATCATCGGCGATCTGATGAGCCTCGCTGCCGGCATGGCCTGGGCGGCGACGATCATCGTCATCAAGACCACGCGCCTGTCGACCGCCCGCGCGGAGAAGACGCTGCTCTACCAGCTGGCCGTCGCGCCGCTGGTGACGCTGCCGCTGCTCCTGTTCACCGGGCCGGTGCTGCGCGACGTCGGGCTGGTGCCGGTGGCCTCGATCCTGTTCCAGGGCGTCTTCATCGTCGCCTTCACCTACCTGCTCTGGTTCTGGCTGATGCGGCGCTATCCGGCAGCCGGCCTGTCCTCCTTCGCCTTCCTGACCCCGGCCTTCGGCGTCCTGGCTGGCGGCTTCCTGCTCGACGAGCCTCTGAGCCTTCGCATCTTCGTCGCGCTCGGCTTGATCGCAGTCGGCATCGTCATCGTCAACCGGCCGGTGCGGAAGGTCGCGCCGGGTTGA
- a CDS encoding ATP12 family chaperone protein — MRDILNDLEGSFLSDPDPVKRAQIQMRQPLPKRFYQEVAVAPVEGGFGVHLDGRPVRTPGKGPVALRTEAAAQLIADEFEAQEAEINPVRMPVTRLVNTVIDGVALDPDAVAEDMLRYASTDLLCYRADSPARLVELQAQAWDPILDWARNRLGARLYLAEGVMHVEQSREAIAAIGVHLRLDPDPFRLGCLHVMTTLTGSALLALAVDAGEIDAETAWTLAHVDEDWTISQWGEDTEAAAARANRLRDMRAADALLKAVRG, encoded by the coding sequence ATGCGTGACATCCTGAACGACCTCGAAGGCAGTTTCCTGTCCGATCCGGATCCGGTGAAGCGGGCGCAGATCCAGATGCGCCAGCCGCTGCCGAAGCGATTCTATCAGGAGGTGGCCGTGGCACCGGTAGAGGGAGGCTTCGGCGTGCACCTCGACGGCCGCCCGGTGCGCACGCCCGGGAAAGGGCCGGTCGCGCTGCGGACGGAAGCGGCCGCGCAGCTGATTGCCGACGAATTCGAGGCCCAGGAGGCCGAGATCAATCCGGTGCGCATGCCCGTGACGCGCCTCGTCAACACGGTCATCGACGGCGTCGCGCTGGATCCGGACGCCGTCGCCGAGGACATGCTGCGCTATGCCTCGACCGACCTTCTCTGCTACCGCGCCGACAGCCCGGCGCGGCTGGTGGAGCTGCAGGCGCAGGCCTGGGACCCGATCCTCGACTGGGCCCGCAACCGGCTGGGCGCCCGGCTGTATCTCGCCGAGGGCGTGATGCATGTCGAGCAGTCGCGTGAGGCGATCGCTGCAATTGGCGTGCACCTTCGCCTCGACCCGGATCCGTTCCGGCTGGGCTGCCTGCACGTCATGACGACGCTGACGGGATCGGCGCTGCTGGCGCTGGCCGTCGACGCCGGCGAGATCGACGCGGAGACGGCCTGGACGCTCGCCCATGTCGACGAGGACTGGACCATCTCGCAATGGGGCGAGGATACCGAAGCCGCCGCCGCGCGCGCCAACCGGCTGCGCGACATGCGCGCGGCCGATGCGCTGCTGAAGGCCGTGCGCGGCTGA
- a CDS encoding polysaccharide deacetylase family protein: MRLLPFALIALALAGCANAPRQGSEADGTALAFAPGGRQESQSDPQVAMLRPDQPARRGALAGRMIHVASAADIRLGPKEVVLTFDDGPVPGKTDAILRALDRFGVKATFLMVGQMADAYPATARKVAAAGHTIGTHTQNHRNLRTVSAAVADEQIRKGRASVAAALRPGGYSPAPFFRFPYLADTKALRSSLAGQGIVVIDVDIDSRDYFATGSEALRARAIASVEKRGSGVILFHDLHARTATMLPLLLADLQARGYKVVHLVPARSGIDLLASAPWAPLPTAGLTPPDRG, encoded by the coding sequence ATGCGTCTCCTTCCCTTCGCTCTCATCGCGCTCGCGCTCGCCGGCTGCGCCAATGCGCCGAGGCAGGGTTCGGAGGCGGACGGTACCGCCCTCGCCTTCGCGCCGGGCGGGCGGCAGGAATCACAGTCCGATCCGCAGGTGGCGATGCTGCGGCCCGACCAGCCGGCCCGGCGGGGAGCCCTCGCCGGCCGGATGATCCATGTGGCGAGCGCGGCCGACATCCGGCTCGGACCGAAGGAGGTCGTGCTGACCTTCGACGACGGCCCGGTGCCGGGCAAGACCGATGCGATCCTGCGGGCGCTCGACAGGTTCGGCGTCAAGGCGACCTTTCTGATGGTCGGGCAGATGGCGGACGCCTATCCCGCCACGGCCCGCAAGGTGGCGGCGGCCGGGCACACGATCGGCACCCATACGCAGAACCACAGGAACCTCCGCACGGTCAGTGCCGCCGTCGCAGACGAACAGATCAGGAAGGGCCGCGCGAGCGTCGCGGCCGCCCTCCGACCGGGCGGATACAGCCCCGCGCCGTTCTTCCGTTTCCCCTATCTCGCCGACACGAAGGCGCTCCGCAGCAGCCTCGCGGGCCAGGGTATCGTTGTGATCGACGTCGACATCGATTCGCGGGATTACTTCGCCACGGGCTCGGAGGCGCTGCGCGCCCGGGCCATCGCCTCGGTGGAGAAGCGTGGCTCCGGCGTCATCCTGTTCCACGACCTGCATGCCCGCACGGCGACCATGCTGCCGCTGCTGCTCGCAGACCTGCAGGCGCGCGGCTACAAGGTGGTGCATCTCGTGCCGGCCCGCTCGGGCATCGACCTCCTGGCGTCGGCGCCCTGGGCGCCGCTGCCGACGGCCGGCCTGACGCCGCCCGACCGCGGCTGA
- a CDS encoding ParB N-terminal domain-containing protein, which yields MLRTHKVAIDSIYVPTARRKTLHPETVRLLAEDILQNGMKVPIQVRKDGDRHVLIEGLHRLEAAKWLGEVEIDAYLVQARKH from the coding sequence ATGCTTCGCACGCACAAGGTCGCCATCGACTCGATCTACGTCCCGACCGCCCGCCGAAAGACGCTGCACCCCGAAACGGTGCGGCTGCTTGCCGAGGACATCCTGCAGAACGGCATGAAAGTGCCCATCCAGGTTCGCAAGGACGGCGATCGCCACGTTCTGATCGAGGGGCTCCATCGGCTCGAGGCCGCCAAATGGCTGGGGGAAGTGGAGATCGACGCCTATCTGGTCCAGGCGCGCAAGCACTGA
- a CDS encoding LysE family translocator, translated as MSLDLFAALVGFAFVSSVTPGPNNMMLLASGVNFGFRRTVPHMLGIGFGFASLLLGVGFGLGALLAAFPALHLALKVAGGAYLLYLAWRIATSRTLAEAGSASQPMSFASAAAFQWVNPKAWVMAVTAMAIYTSPEAPVLSVLLVAAAFALVNLPSVSVWAGFGTALRGWLSDPARLRWFNLAMGLLLAATLWPMLA; from the coding sequence ATGTCCCTCGACCTCTTCGCCGCCCTCGTCGGCTTCGCCTTCGTTTCGTCGGTGACGCCGGGTCCCAACAACATGATGCTTTTGGCATCGGGGGTGAATTTCGGCTTCCGCCGCACGGTGCCGCACATGCTGGGCATCGGCTTCGGCTTCGCGTCCCTGCTGCTCGGTGTCGGTTTCGGGCTCGGCGCCCTTCTCGCGGCCTTTCCGGCACTTCATCTCGCGCTGAAGGTCGCGGGGGGCGCCTACCTGCTCTACCTCGCCTGGCGCATCGCCACGTCGCGAACCCTGGCGGAGGCCGGCAGCGCGTCGCAGCCGATGTCCTTTGCATCCGCCGCCGCCTTCCAGTGGGTCAATCCGAAGGCCTGGGTGATGGCCGTGACCGCGATGGCGATCTACACGAGCCCGGAAGCGCCCGTGCTGTCGGTCCTGCTCGTGGCGGCGGCTTTCGCGCTGGTCAACCTGCCGAGCGTCTCGGTCTGGGCGGGCTTCGGAACCGCACTGCGCGGCTGGCTTTCGGATCCGGCGCGGCTGCGCTGGTTCAATCTCGCCATGGGGCTGCTGCTGGCCGCCACGCTCTGGCCGATGCTGGCCTGA
- the nthA gene encoding nitrile hydratase subunit alpha, which yields MAGHHEPHHHHHDGDDHDHDNHLDPMAARVRALETILTQKGLIDPAAIDAIVETYETKVGPRNGARVVAKAWSDPSFADWLRRDATAAIASLGYTGRQGEHMEAVFNTPDTHNLVVCTLCSCYPWSVLGLPPVWYKAPAYRSRAVMDPRGVLAEFGVTLPADRQVRVWDSTAELRYLVVPERPAGTEGLDEERLADLVTRDSMIGTGLARSPEAA from the coding sequence ATGGCCGGACATCACGAGCCTCACCATCATCACCACGACGGCGATGATCATGACCATGACAACCATCTCGATCCCATGGCCGCCCGGGTGCGTGCGCTGGAGACGATCCTCACGCAGAAGGGCCTGATCGATCCGGCCGCCATCGACGCGATCGTGGAGACCTATGAGACGAAAGTGGGTCCGCGCAATGGAGCGCGCGTGGTCGCGAAGGCGTGGAGCGATCCGTCCTTCGCCGACTGGCTGCGGCGCGACGCGACGGCCGCCATAGCCTCTCTCGGCTATACGGGCCGGCAGGGCGAGCACATGGAGGCGGTGTTCAACACGCCTGACACGCACAACCTCGTCGTCTGCACCCTGTGCTCCTGCTATCCGTGGTCGGTGCTCGGCCTGCCGCCCGTCTGGTACAAGGCGCCGGCCTACCGCAGCCGGGCGGTGATGGACCCGCGCGGCGTGCTGGCGGAGTTCGGTGTGACGCTTCCCGCCGACAGGCAGGTGCGCGTCTGGGATTCCACGGCCGAACTGCGCTACCTCGTCGTGCCCGAGCGGCCGGCGGGCACCGAAGGCCTCGACGAGGAGCGGCTGGCCGATCTCGTGACGCGCGATTCGATGATCGGAACCGGCCTCGCACGGTCGCCGGAGGCGGCATGA
- the nthB gene encoding nitrile hydratase subunit beta, whose product MNGPQDLGGQMGFGPVAPEMDEPLFHAAWERRALGVTLAAGAMGAWTIDESRHARESLHPADYYASSYYEIWTKALERLLVRHGFVDEDELAQRKALRPGAAPKRVLTVADVAPVLARGGPCDRPVAAPPRFAPGDRVRTRNIHPVGHTRLPRYVRGHVGTVEAVRGGFVFPDTNAHGRGENPQWVYTVVFAGRDLWGDDADPTLSVSVDAWESYLEPA is encoded by the coding sequence ATGAACGGGCCGCAGGATCTCGGCGGGCAGATGGGCTTCGGGCCGGTGGCACCGGAGATGGACGAGCCTCTTTTCCACGCGGCCTGGGAACGACGCGCGCTGGGCGTGACGCTGGCCGCCGGCGCCATGGGCGCCTGGACGATCGACGAGAGCCGGCATGCGCGCGAGAGCCTGCACCCTGCCGACTACTACGCGTCGAGCTACTACGAGATCTGGACGAAGGCGCTGGAGCGGCTGCTCGTGCGGCACGGCTTCGTCGACGAGGACGAACTGGCGCAGCGCAAGGCGCTCAGGCCGGGTGCCGCGCCGAAGCGCGTGCTTACGGTCGCCGACGTCGCGCCCGTGCTCGCCCGCGGCGGCCCCTGCGACCGGCCGGTCGCGGCGCCACCCCGCTTTGCGCCCGGAGACCGCGTGCGGACGAGGAACATCCACCCCGTCGGCCACACGCGCCTGCCGCGCTACGTGCGCGGCCATGTCGGCACGGTGGAGGCGGTGCGCGGCGGTTTCGTGTTTCCCGATACCAATGCCCATGGCCGGGGCGAGAACCCGCAATGGGTCTACACCGTCGTCTTCGCCGGCCGCGACCTCTGGGGCGATGATGCCGATCCGACGCTGTCCGTCAGCGTCGATGCCTGGGAGAGCTATCTTGAGCCCGCGTGA
- a CDS encoding nitrile hydratase accessory protein — MPGRAILSPRETPNAGPVPAEPVFAEPWQAQAFAMVVALHDAGLFTWDEWAATLSSELHRAGADPQGHDYYEHWVAALGALLDRRGVAADAEVDALQAAWQRAAHATPHGEPILLENDPERGAPSDRTCSHAQ, encoded by the coding sequence ATGCCTGGGAGAGCTATCTTGAGCCCGCGTGAGACGCCGAACGCCGGCCCGGTTCCCGCCGAGCCGGTCTTTGCCGAGCCCTGGCAGGCGCAGGCCTTCGCGATGGTCGTGGCGCTTCACGATGCGGGGCTGTTCACCTGGGACGAATGGGCGGCGACCCTGTCGTCCGAGCTCCACCGGGCCGGCGCCGATCCGCAGGGCCACGACTATTATGAGCACTGGGTGGCGGCGCTCGGCGCGCTCTTGGACAGGAGAGGCGTCGCCGCGGACGCCGAGGTCGACGCTCTGCAGGCGGCCTGGCAGCGCGCCGCGCACGCCACGCCGCATGGAGAGCCGATTCTGCTGGAGAACGATCCGGAGCGAGGTGCACCAAGCGACCGGACTTGCTCGCACGCGCAGTAG
- a CDS encoding type II toxin-antitoxin system VapB family antitoxin, whose protein sequence is MAFHVRDPKVEALVRKVARQRGLGITKTILEVFEEALAHERPAGSMRPEELRGRLQPLVDRIRALPKTDAVLDKRFYDRLWGQGGE, encoded by the coding sequence ATGGCATTTCACGTGCGCGACCCGAAGGTGGAAGCGCTGGTCCGCAAGGTGGCCCGGCAACGCGGACTCGGGATCACGAAGACGATCCTTGAGGTCTTCGAGGAAGCTCTTGCGCACGAGCGTCCCGCCGGATCCATGAGGCCCGAGGAACTGCGAGGTCGGTTGCAGCCGCTTGTTGACCGTATTCGGGCGCTGCCCAAGACCGATGCCGTACTCGACAAGCGGTTCTATGATCGCTTGTGGGGGCAGGGGGGCGAGTGA
- a CDS encoding type II toxin-antitoxin system VapC family toxin: MYVDASAMVAILIGEEDADALTTRLADADERISSVVSAFEAVLAMAGKLADRSAAAGAVRDFLDLADIRLRSVGGELLEDLAEAHVRFGKGSGHPAQLNMGDCFSYGVAKAQGVSLLYKGNDFSRTDLA; this comes from the coding sequence ATGTATGTCGATGCGTCCGCAATGGTGGCGATCCTCATCGGCGAAGAGGACGCCGACGCTCTGACCACGCGCCTTGCCGATGCCGACGAGCGCATCTCCTCCGTCGTTTCGGCATTCGAGGCGGTCCTCGCGATGGCAGGTAAGCTTGCCGATCGGTCTGCCGCAGCGGGCGCGGTGCGGGATTTCCTCGATCTCGCGGACATACGTCTTCGCAGCGTCGGAGGTGAACTTCTCGAAGATCTGGCGGAAGCGCATGTCCGTTTCGGAAAGGGCTCCGGCCACCCCGCTCAGCTCAATATGGGCGATTGCTTTTCCTACGGCGTTGCCAAGGCGCAAGGTGTGTCGCTTCTCTACAAGGGTAACGACTTCAGTCGCACCGACCTCGCGTGA
- a CDS encoding ATP-dependent DNA helicase: MEFSPQQDAALKAVARWLKDGRPQIFRLFGYAGTGKTTLARHFAEHVDGQVQFAAFTGKAAQVLRSKGATNARTIHSLIYRPRGEEAVADETTGKTSMSPTFSLNRQSPIARAKLVVVDECSMVDEQLGRDLLTFGTPILVLGDPAQLPPISGGGFFTEHEPDVLLTEIHRQARDNPIIRLALDVREGREFIKGDYGTAKVIGREDVDRDLVLAADQVLVGTNRTRRRYNARLRELKGFEGPLPMAGDKLVCLRNDPAKGLLNGSLWKVMTASRETVKPGINLLVSPEEDDPERGVAKIKLLKAAFEDPDAEIGWQQKKRFDDFDYGYALTVHKAQGSQWDDVVLFDESFAFRDTRERWLYTAITRAAERLTIVR; this comes from the coding sequence ATGGAATTCTCTCCGCAGCAGGACGCCGCGCTGAAGGCCGTGGCGCGGTGGCTGAAGGACGGCCGGCCGCAGATCTTCCGCCTGTTCGGCTATGCCGGGACGGGCAAGACCACGCTTGCGCGCCATTTCGCCGAGCATGTCGACGGGCAGGTGCAGTTCGCCGCCTTCACCGGCAAGGCAGCGCAGGTGCTGCGCTCGAAGGGCGCGACCAACGCCCGGACCATCCATTCGCTGATCTACCGCCCGCGCGGCGAGGAGGCGGTCGCCGACGAGACCACCGGCAAGACGTCGATGTCGCCGACCTTCTCGCTCAACCGGCAGAGCCCGATCGCCCGCGCCAAGCTGGTGGTCGTCGACGAGTGCTCGATGGTCGACGAGCAGCTCGGCCGCGACCTCCTGACCTTCGGCACGCCGATCCTGGTGCTCGGCGATCCCGCGCAGCTGCCGCCGATCTCGGGCGGCGGCTTCTTCACCGAACACGAGCCCGACGTCCTCCTGACCGAGATCCACCGCCAGGCGCGGGACAACCCGATCATCCGGCTGGCGCTCGACGTGCGCGAGGGCCGCGAATTCATCAAGGGCGACTACGGGACGGCGAAGGTGATCGGCCGCGAGGACGTCGACCGGGATCTGGTGCTCGCCGCCGACCAGGTGCTGGTCGGCACCAACCGGACCCGGCGCCGTTACAACGCCCGCCTGCGCGAGCTGAAGGGCTTCGAGGGTCCGCTGCCGATGGCCGGCGACAAGCTGGTCTGCCTGCGCAACGATCCTGCCAAGGGCCTCCTCAACGGCTCTCTGTGGAAGGTCATGACGGCCTCGCGCGAGACCGTGAAGCCCGGCATCAACCTGCTCGTCTCGCCGGAAGAGGACGATCCCGAGCGCGGCGTGGCGAAGATCAAGCTGCTCAAGGCTGCATTCGAGGACCCCGATGCCGAGATCGGCTGGCAGCAGAAGAAGCGCTTCGACGATTTCGACTACGGCTATGCGCTGACCGTACACAAGGCGCAGGGGTCGCAGTGGGACGACGTCGTGCTGTTCGACGAGAGCTTCGCCTTCCGCGACACGCGCGAGCGGTGGCTCTACACCGCCATCACGCGAGCGGCGGAGCGTCTGACCATCGTTCGCTAG
- a CDS encoding pyridoxine 5'-phosphate synthase, with the protein MPAKLSVNLNAVAMLRNRRDLPWPSVTALGRIALAAGAHGLTVHPRPDQRHIRFSDLPDLRALIDDEFPQAEFNIEGYPTEDFLALVERTQPEQVTLVPDDPAQATSDHGWPFERQGNFLRPVVARLKKRGMRVSLFCDPDASEREIEAARGTGADRVELYTGPYGGRHDDPAGAEIEARKLGITARLADDAGLGVNAGHDLTVVNLPGLVRAVPHLAEVSIGHGLTADALEHGMAATVKRFLAALQG; encoded by the coding sequence ATGCCTGCCAAGCTTTCCGTCAATCTCAACGCCGTCGCCATGCTGCGCAACCGGCGGGATCTGCCCTGGCCGAGCGTGACGGCGCTGGGCCGCATCGCGCTCGCGGCCGGCGCGCACGGACTGACGGTGCATCCGCGGCCCGACCAGCGCCACATCCGCTTCTCCGACCTGCCGGATCTGCGCGCGCTGATCGACGACGAGTTCCCGCAGGCCGAATTCAACATCGAAGGCTACCCGACCGAGGATTTTCTCGCCCTCGTCGAGCGGACGCAGCCGGAGCAGGTGACGCTGGTGCCCGACGATCCGGCGCAGGCGACCTCCGACCACGGCTGGCCGTTCGAACGGCAGGGCAATTTCCTGCGCCCCGTCGTCGCGCGGCTGAAGAAGCGCGGCATGCGCGTGTCGCTGTTCTGCGATCCCGACGCTTCGGAGCGCGAGATCGAGGCTGCGCGCGGCACCGGCGCCGACCGCGTCGAACTCTACACCGGACCCTATGGCGGTCGTCACGACGATCCGGCAGGGGCCGAGATCGAAGCGCGCAAGCTCGGCATCACGGCCAGGCTCGCAGACGACGCCGGTCTCGGTGTCAATGCCGGGCACGATCTCACGGTCGTCAATCTGCCCGGGCTCGTGCGCGCGGTCCCGCATCTCGCCGAGGTCTCCATCGGCCACGGGCTCACCGCCGACGCGCTGGAACATGGCATGGCGGCGACGGTGAAACGCTTCCTGGCGGCGCTGCAGGGCTGA